In Gloeocapsa sp. DLM2.Bin57, the following proteins share a genomic window:
- a CDS encoding nucleoside deaminase, producing MDEFMEAAIAQAKQGLCEGGIPIGSVLVRDNQIIGRGHNKRVQDSDPVTHAEIDCLRNAGRIGSYRQTILYSTLMPCYLCAGAVVQFGIKKVIAGESKTFPGAREFLESHQVEVIDLDLDECKNLMESFINNHPSLWFEDIGVDE from the coding sequence ATGGACGAATTTATGGAAGCGGCGATCGCCCAAGCTAAACAAGGTCTCTGTGAGGGGGGAATACCCATAGGATCAGTCTTAGTCAGGGATAATCAAATTATCGGGAGAGGACATAATAAGAGAGTCCAAGATAGTGATCCCGTTACCCACGCAGAAATTGATTGTCTCCGTAACGCGGGAAGAATCGGTAGTTATCGTCAGACTATCCTCTATTCTACCCTTATGCCTTGTTATCTTTGTGCTGGTGCTGTAGTGCAATTTGGCATCAAAAAGGTTATCGCGGGAGAGTCAAAAACCTTCCCTGGTGCGCGAGAATTTCTCGAATCTCATCAAGTAGAGGTAATTGATTTAGACTTAGATGAGTGTAAAAACCTGATGGAGTCTTTTATCAATAATCATCCTTCTCTTTGGTTTGAAGATATTGGTGTAGATGAATAA
- a CDS encoding RidA family protein, with the protein MNQVINTKDAPAPVGPYNQAIKTQAGLVFLAGQIPLDPSTGIIVGENDITKQTKQVMSNIEAILIAAGAKWSDVVKTTVFLSDLTNFTAMNQVYSEYFPSDTAPARACVEVSRLPKDVLVEIECVAVVE; encoded by the coding sequence ATGAATCAAGTAATTAATACGAAAGACGCTCCAGCTCCTGTAGGACCTTATAATCAAGCTATTAAAACTCAAGCAGGTTTAGTCTTTCTCGCGGGACAAATTCCTCTAGATCCTTCTACAGGAATAATAGTAGGTGAAAATGATATTACTAAGCAAACTAAGCAAGTTATGAGCAATATCGAGGCTATCTTAATCGCAGCCGGAGCAAAATGGTCTGATGTGGTCAAAACTACGGTTTTTCTCTCGGATTTAACTAATTTTACCGCTATGAATCAAGTTTATAGTGAATACTTCCCTAGTGATACAGCACCTGCGAGAGCTTGTGTGGAAGTATCTAGATTACCTAAAGATGTTTTAGTAGAAATAGAATGTGTCGCGGTGGTGGAATAA